The following coding sequences are from one Thermostaphylospora chromogena window:
- a CDS encoding integrase, with product MRVTFATEPIPGSLGSNEDFVAATPDSVVLLDGAGIPEGFPSGCSHGAAWYTRMLGSTLISAMTQHPAPLNEILAGGIKAVASMHDFTCDLSHKGSPSATVTMLRRTADSVDWLVLSDSVILLREDGTAEPAVICDDRVARVAASYRSAVDALPIGSAEHAAAHRAFVANVREHRNREGGFWVASADPRAADQALTGTVPVDRLQAAALLSDGASRLVDLFSLATWPQLMDLLHREGPRALIRRVRAAERSDPQGRRWPRAKAFDDATAAYCLFRDP from the coding sequence ATGCGCGTCACCTTCGCCACCGAGCCGATCCCCGGCTCCCTCGGGAGCAACGAGGATTTCGTCGCCGCGACCCCGGACTCGGTCGTCCTCCTCGACGGTGCCGGCATCCCGGAGGGCTTCCCGTCGGGCTGCTCGCACGGCGCCGCCTGGTACACCCGCATGCTGGGCTCCACGTTGATCTCCGCGATGACGCAGCATCCCGCCCCGCTGAACGAGATCCTCGCCGGGGGGATCAAGGCGGTGGCGTCCATGCACGACTTCACCTGCGACCTGTCGCACAAGGGTTCGCCGTCGGCGACCGTCACCATGCTCCGCCGTACGGCGGACTCCGTGGACTGGCTGGTCTTGTCCGACTCCGTCATCCTCCTGCGGGAGGACGGCACGGCCGAGCCGGCCGTGATCTGCGACGACCGCGTGGCGCGGGTGGCCGCCTCCTACAGGTCGGCCGTGGACGCCCTGCCTATCGGCAGTGCCGAACACGCCGCCGCCCACCGCGCGTTCGTGGCGAACGTGCGCGAGCATCGCAACCGCGAGGGCGGTTTCTGGGTGGCCTCCGCCGATCCCCGCGCCGCCGATCAGGCCCTCACCGGCACCGTTCCGGTCGACCGGCTTCAGGCTGCGGCTCTGCTCAGCGACGGCGCGTCCCGTCTGGTCGACCTGTTCTCCCTCGCCACGTGGCCGCAGCTGATGGACCTGCTGCACCGTGAGGGTCCTCGGGCGCTGATCCGCCGGGTCCGCGCGGCCGAGCGGTCCGACCCTCAAGGCCGCCGCTGGCCCCGCGCCAAGGCCTTCGATGACGCCACCGCCGCCTACTGCCTCTTCCGGGACCCGTGA
- a CDS encoding TetR/AcrR family transcriptional regulator: protein MSDTRTRLLDAATDVLLHDGAQALTLDAVAKRAQVSKGGLFYHFPTKQALIAGMVDRLVARFTAALAAAGSEPGAATRVYLSASIPDTAGPGEPADADGSDEKERPAGIGDDRTTAALFAAALVEPDALTPLREIYATWQRRLENDGIDPAVATAVRLAVDGWWLARLVDLAPPPPDLHKQVYATLTGLIDQAARRTP, encoded by the coding sequence ATGAGCGACACGCGTACCCGGCTGCTGGACGCCGCCACCGACGTGCTCCTCCATGACGGCGCTCAAGCCCTCACCCTCGACGCCGTCGCCAAACGAGCCCAGGTCAGCAAGGGCGGGCTCTTCTACCACTTCCCCACCAAACAGGCGCTCATCGCCGGAATGGTGGACCGTCTCGTCGCCCGGTTCACCGCCGCCCTCGCCGCCGCCGGCTCCGAACCCGGTGCCGCCACCCGCGTCTACCTGTCCGCCAGCATCCCGGACACCGCCGGACCCGGCGAACCGGCGGACGCGGACGGATCAGACGAGAAAGAAAGACCCGCGGGAATCGGAGACGACCGCACCACCGCCGCCCTGTTCGCCGCCGCCCTCGTCGAGCCCGACGCACTCACCCCACTCCGCGAGATCTACGCCACCTGGCAGCGTCGCCTGGAGAACGACGGCATCGACCCGGCGGTGGCGACAGCCGTACGGCTCGCCGTCGACGGCTGGTGGCTCGCCCGCCTCGTCGACCTGGCACCCCCACCCCCCGACCTGCACAAGCAGGTGTACGCCACCCTCACCGGCCTCATCGACCAGGCGGCCCGCCGAACCCCGTGA
- a CDS encoding sensor histidine kinase has translation MRRDALMAVLALACGLVLLAAGSYSRRGTPVELLAFPLLLTCSGVAVRRRAPLAALGLGVIGITIDLLIGPSLGTVLVFTDNLYAAALYGPAWTTRWLTRITSVTAIVAGAVAWVIMHDWRALAAIMIQAGLVLITPVLTAAIVREHRDQAALERIRAEQVVRLAELDRKAAVNAERTRMARELHDMIANHFSAIAIQSTAVLSRKDLTGDTVREVLESIRENSVQGLAEMRTMVELLRQKDEKPEVARRRLEDVRDLVERTRRSGMEVDFRVEGTPRGLPAATDLAGYRIAQEALTNVLKHGDGRATVVIGYLPDRVTVTVDNPVSERKADLSGAGAGLIGMRERTALVGGVFEAGPHGDGWRVRAELPTTGTPISAETGGTGRRGETCEEGGTEPPRKGDGV, from the coding sequence GTGAGGCGCGATGCGCTGATGGCCGTCCTGGCCCTGGCCTGCGGGCTCGTCCTGCTCGCCGCGGGCTCCTACTCGCGTCGCGGCACACCGGTCGAACTGCTGGCGTTCCCGCTGCTGCTGACCTGCTCGGGGGTGGCGGTACGGCGGCGCGCTCCGCTGGCCGCCCTGGGCCTGGGCGTCATAGGGATCACCATCGACCTGTTGATCGGCCCGTCGCTGGGCACCGTGCTGGTCTTCACCGACAACCTCTACGCCGCGGCCCTGTACGGCCCGGCCTGGACCACCCGATGGCTGACGCGGATCACCTCCGTGACGGCGATCGTGGCCGGAGCGGTCGCCTGGGTGATCATGCACGACTGGCGAGCGCTGGCAGCGATCATGATCCAGGCCGGTCTGGTGCTCATCACGCCGGTGCTGACGGCGGCCATCGTCCGCGAGCACCGCGACCAGGCGGCGCTGGAACGCATCCGTGCCGAACAGGTCGTCCGGTTGGCCGAACTGGACCGGAAAGCGGCGGTCAACGCCGAGCGCACGCGCATGGCCCGCGAGCTGCACGACATGATCGCCAACCATTTCAGCGCGATCGCGATCCAGTCCACGGCCGTGCTGTCCCGCAAGGACCTCACCGGGGACACCGTGCGCGAGGTGCTGGAGAGCATCCGGGAGAACAGCGTGCAAGGGCTGGCGGAGATGCGGACCATGGTCGAGCTGCTCCGCCAGAAGGACGAGAAGCCGGAGGTGGCGCGCCGCCGTCTGGAGGACGTGCGGGACCTGGTGGAGCGGACGCGGCGGTCGGGGATGGAGGTGGACTTCCGGGTCGAGGGCACACCCCGCGGCCTGCCCGCCGCGACCGATCTCGCCGGGTACCGGATCGCCCAGGAGGCACTGACCAACGTGCTCAAACACGGCGACGGCCGGGCGACGGTCGTGATCGGCTACCTGCCCGACCGGGTGACGGTGACCGTGGACAACCCGGTCTCCGAACGGAAGGCGGATCTGTCCGGCGCGGGAGCCGGGCTGATCGGGATGCGGGAGCGGACGGCGCTGGTGGGCGGCGTGTTCGAGGCCGGTCCGCACGGCGACGGGTGGCGGGTGCGCGCCGAGCTGCCCACGACCGGGACCCCCATCTCGGCCGAAACCGGCGGGACGGGCAGGCGCGGCGAGACGTGCGAAGAGGGCGGGACGGAACCGCCCAGGAAAGGGGACGGGGTGTGA
- a CDS encoding DUF5753 domain-containing protein, which translates to MKGTLADREAENAARARSAGWMAVFSPAAVPPLLQTAAYARLALATARGADGDDIARAAAIRVEAQAVLSEPGRKFAFVLTEGALRAWPGSPAPMPAQLDRLARVAELPHVRLGVVPWTAAVPMFPLHGFTIYEGGVSVVETLTGDLTLTGPDELDAYEEAFEAFAAAAVYGDGLRALLDEIRRDYRTLAFRPRK; encoded by the coding sequence ATGAAGGGCACGCTGGCCGACCGGGAGGCGGAGAACGCGGCGCGAGCACGCTCCGCCGGCTGGATGGCGGTGTTCTCCCCCGCGGCGGTGCCGCCGTTGCTGCAGACGGCCGCGTACGCGCGGCTGGCGCTGGCCACCGCCCGGGGTGCGGACGGGGACGACATCGCCAGGGCGGCGGCCATACGCGTTGAGGCGCAAGCCGTGCTGTCCGAGCCGGGGCGGAAGTTCGCGTTCGTGCTGACCGAGGGGGCGCTGCGCGCTTGGCCGGGGTCGCCGGCGCCGATGCCCGCCCAGCTCGACCGCCTCGCCCGGGTGGCGGAACTACCCCACGTACGGCTCGGCGTCGTGCCGTGGACAGCGGCGGTGCCGATGTTCCCCCTGCACGGCTTCACCATCTACGAGGGCGGCGTGAGCGTGGTGGAGACCTTGACCGGCGACCTGACGCTGACCGGCCCGGACGAGCTGGACGCGTACGAGGAGGCGTTCGAGGCGTTCGCCGCGGCCGCGGTGTACGGCGACGGCCTGCGGGCGCTACTAGACGAGATCAGAAGGGACTACCGGACGCTGGCGTTCCGGCCGAGGAAGTGA
- a CDS encoding endo-1,4-beta-xylanase: MGVNAFPRPGARRFTGRLHRALAAATVSVVGVVTAFTVSQPASAAASTLAEGAAQHDRYFGVAIAANKLNDSVYTTIANREFNSVTAENEMKIDATEPQPGQFNFTQADRIYNWATQNGKQVRGHTLAWHSQQPQWMQNLSGQALRQAMINHIQGVMSYYRGKIPIWDVVNEAFEDGNSGRRRDSNLQRTGDDWIEVAFRTARQADSAAKLCYNDYNIENWNAAKTQAVYNMVRDFKARGVPIDCVGFQSHFNSGNPYNSNFRTTLQQFAALGVDVEVTELDIENAPPQTYANVIRDCLAVDRCTGITVWGVRDSDSWRSYQNPLLFDGNGNKKQAYYAVLDALNEGSDGTPPTEPPPGDAGQIRGVGSGRCLDVPNGDTADGTQVQLWDCHSGTNQQWTYTSSGELRIFGNKCLDAGGSGNGAVIQIYSCWGGDNQKWQLRSDGSIVGVQSGLCLDAAGAGTANGTRLQLYTCSGGSNQKWTWNV; the protein is encoded by the coding sequence ATGGGCGTGAACGCCTTCCCCAGACCCGGAGCCCGGCGATTCACCGGCCGGCTGCATCGGGCCCTGGCCGCGGCCACGGTGAGCGTGGTCGGTGTGGTCACGGCCTTTACGGTGTCCCAGCCCGCCAGCGCCGCGGCGAGCACCCTCGCCGAGGGCGCCGCGCAGCACGACCGGTACTTCGGTGTGGCCATCGCCGCGAACAAGCTCAACGACTCGGTCTACACGACCATCGCGAACCGCGAGTTCAACTCGGTGACGGCCGAGAACGAGATGAAGATCGACGCCACCGAGCCGCAGCCGGGGCAGTTCAACTTCACCCAGGCCGACCGGATCTACAACTGGGCGACCCAGAACGGCAAGCAGGTCCGCGGCCACACCCTGGCCTGGCACTCGCAGCAGCCGCAGTGGATGCAGAACCTCAGCGGCCAGGCGCTGCGCCAGGCGATGATCAACCACATCCAGGGGGTCATGTCCTACTACCGGGGCAAGATCCCGATCTGGGACGTGGTCAACGAGGCGTTCGAGGACGGCAACTCCGGCCGCCGGCGCGACTCCAACCTCCAGCGCACCGGTGACGACTGGATCGAGGTCGCGTTCCGCACCGCCCGCCAGGCCGACTCCGCGGCCAAGCTCTGCTACAACGACTACAACATCGAGAACTGGAACGCGGCCAAGACCCAGGCCGTCTACAACATGGTGCGGGACTTCAAGGCCCGCGGCGTGCCCATCGACTGCGTCGGCTTCCAGTCGCACTTCAACAGCGGCAACCCGTACAACTCGAACTTCCGCACCACCCTGCAGCAGTTCGCGGCCCTCGGGGTGGACGTCGAGGTCACCGAGCTGGACATCGAGAACGCCCCGCCCCAGACCTACGCCAACGTGATCCGGGACTGCCTGGCCGTGGACCGCTGCACCGGCATCACCGTCTGGGGTGTCCGCGACAGCGACTCCTGGCGCTCGTACCAGAACCCGCTGCTGTTCGACGGCAACGGCAACAAGAAGCAGGCCTACTACGCGGTGCTCGACGCCCTGAACGAGGGCTCTGACGGCACTCCTCCGACCGAGCCGCCGCCGGGCGATGCCGGGCAGATCCGGGGCGTGGGCTCCGGCCGGTGCCTCGACGTACCCAACGGCGACACCGCCGACGGCACCCAGGTGCAGCTCTGGGACTGCCACAGCGGCACCAACCAGCAGTGGACCTACACCTCCTCCGGTGAGCTCCGCATCTTCGGCAACAAGTGCCTGGACGCGGGCGGCTCCGGAAACGGTGCGGTGATCCAGATCTACAGCTGCTGGGGCGGCGACAACCAGAAGTGGCAGCTCCGGTCCGACGGCAGCATCGTCGGGGTGCAGTCCGGGCTGTGCCTGGATGCGGCGGGTGCCGGGACCGCCAACGGCACGCGCCTGCAGCTGTACACCTGCAGCGGCGGCAGCAACCAGAAGTGGACGTGGAACGTGTGA
- a CDS encoding HAD family hydrolase, producing MQRLALFDLDDTLVDLDAAFAVRAAEFAGAHGLGQQAVDWLVALNRQGYPHREVFFAKVREHFALAEPVEELWRWYRRRMPYLVRCRPEVMEGLARLRADGWKVGIVTNGTANSSRPVWLRRSTAVRCRGWRGCANLIPGCLRSRPSGVV from the coding sequence GTGCAGCGGCTGGCGCTTTTCGATCTGGATGACACGCTGGTGGATCTGGATGCGGCGTTCGCGGTGCGGGCTGCGGAGTTCGCCGGTGCGCATGGTCTGGGGCAACAGGCGGTTGACTGGCTGGTGGCTTTGAACCGGCAGGGGTATCCGCATCGGGAGGTCTTCTTCGCCAAGGTGCGCGAGCACTTCGCCCTGGCCGAGCCGGTCGAAGAGCTGTGGCGGTGGTATCGGCGGCGGATGCCGTACCTGGTGCGGTGCCGGCCCGAGGTGATGGAGGGGTTGGCGCGGCTGCGTGCGGATGGGTGGAAGGTGGGCATCGTCACCAATGGCACGGCAAACTCCAGCAGACCGGTCTGGCTCAGGCGGTCGACGGCTGTGCGCTGTCGGGGGTGGAGGGGGTGCGCAAACCTGATACCGGGTTGTTTGAGATCGCGGCCAAGCGGTGTGGTGTGA
- a CDS encoding MaoC family dehydratase, which translates to MRIFADPAELKAAKGEHLGHTEWRTITQQQVDLFADATDDHQWIHVDAEAAESGPFGGTIAHGFLTLSLLPSFMRELYRVDGLKMAVNYGLNKVRFPAPVPVGGRIRAGAEILDVKGTPSGTLSTIRVTIEIEGSDKPACVAEMLSLAVPAESPADAP; encoded by the coding sequence ATGCGGATTTTCGCCGACCCGGCGGAGCTGAAAGCGGCCAAAGGCGAGCACCTGGGCCACACCGAGTGGCGCACGATCACCCAGCAACAGGTCGACCTGTTCGCCGACGCGACCGACGACCACCAGTGGATCCACGTGGACGCCGAAGCGGCCGAGAGCGGACCGTTCGGCGGCACGATCGCCCACGGCTTCCTCACCCTGTCGCTCCTGCCGTCCTTCATGCGCGAGCTGTACCGGGTCGACGGGCTCAAGATGGCCGTCAACTACGGCCTGAACAAGGTGCGCTTCCCCGCCCCCGTGCCGGTCGGCGGGCGCATCCGCGCCGGAGCGGAGATCCTCGACGTCAAGGGAACGCCGTCCGGCACGCTGTCCACCATCCGGGTGACCATCGAGATCGAAGGGAGTGACAAACCCGCCTGTGTCGCCGAAATGCTCTCCCTTGCGGTTCCCGCCGAATCACCCGCGGACGCGCCGTAA
- a CDS encoding GNAT family N-acetyltransferase has product MRDLRDLLPVEGEHVRLRALAEKDADAYALGTKDPAVREFGHLPEPDYTPELVRELAGTVVVDGLRKGELAVLTIADRATDAFHGSLVIFDVTEHDAEVGFWLAPQARGRGLAREALALAARLAAQAGWRSLRAVTSLANTASARTLAGAGFTPIGDPGPMRAPSGAQLTAQRYELRIADHHAARA; this is encoded by the coding sequence ATGAGGGATCTCCGTGACCTGCTGCCCGTGGAAGGCGAGCACGTCCGCCTCCGCGCCCTGGCGGAGAAGGACGCCGACGCGTACGCGCTCGGCACCAAGGACCCCGCCGTCCGGGAGTTCGGCCACCTCCCCGAACCCGACTACACCCCGGAGCTCGTCCGGGAGCTGGCCGGCACGGTCGTCGTCGACGGACTGCGCAAGGGAGAACTCGCCGTCCTGACGATCGCCGACCGGGCGACGGACGCCTTCCACGGCAGCCTCGTGATCTTCGATGTCACCGAGCACGACGCGGAAGTCGGCTTCTGGCTCGCCCCGCAAGCGCGCGGACGCGGCCTCGCCCGGGAGGCGCTCGCCCTCGCGGCCCGCCTCGCCGCCCAGGCGGGGTGGCGCTCGCTGCGCGCCGTGACGTCCCTGGCGAACACCGCCTCCGCCCGGACGCTCGCCGGAGCCGGGTTCACCCCCATCGGCGACCCGGGGCCGATGCGGGCCCCGTCCGGCGCGCAGCTGACCGCCCAACGCTACGAACTGCGGATCGCCGATCACCACGCCGCGCGGGCATGA
- a CDS encoding phytanoyl-CoA dioxygenase family protein gives MGVIDADRFIADGFVKLEGAVPREVGDAAREALWRQIGLSPHDPSGWKEPVVWASDMTGEGPFGEIIRSPRLAEALDEICGSGGWRPRDALGMIPIRFPRVPSADDRGWHIDANTAMPDGGYACSGRPETMLLLILLSDVGPDDAPTRIRVGSHRDAAAVLEGRTLDPFEAGPLLDEASAHRPLAYATGRPGDMYLLHPFTVHAADEHRGDEPRFMSQGPIFLTEPVSPEGDNALARAIANAA, from the coding sequence ATGGGAGTCATCGACGCCGACCGGTTCATCGCCGACGGGTTCGTCAAATTGGAGGGGGCCGTGCCCCGCGAGGTGGGCGACGCCGCCCGGGAGGCGCTGTGGCGGCAGATCGGCCTGTCACCGCATGACCCGTCCGGTTGGAAGGAACCGGTGGTCTGGGCGTCGGACATGACGGGCGAGGGCCCGTTCGGGGAGATCATCCGCAGCCCGCGGCTGGCGGAGGCGCTCGATGAGATCTGCGGAAGCGGTGGCTGGCGGCCGCGCGACGCGCTCGGCATGATCCCGATCCGCTTCCCGCGTGTCCCGTCCGCCGACGATCGCGGCTGGCACATTGACGCCAACACCGCCATGCCGGACGGCGGCTACGCGTGCAGCGGGCGGCCGGAGACGATGCTGCTGCTGATCCTGCTGTCGGACGTCGGCCCCGACGACGCGCCCACCCGTATCAGGGTCGGATCGCACCGGGACGCGGCGGCGGTGCTGGAGGGTCGCACGCTCGACCCGTTCGAGGCGGGGCCGCTGCTGGACGAGGCCAGCGCGCACCGCCCCCTCGCCTACGCCACGGGCCGTCCCGGCGACATGTACCTGCTCCACCCGTTCACCGTCCACGCCGCCGACGAGCACCGCGGTGACGAACCCCGGTTCATGTCCCAGGGGCCCATCTTCCTGACCGAACCGGTGAGCCCGGAGGGAGACAACGCCCTGGCGCGGGCCATCGCGAACGCCGCATGA
- a CDS encoding response regulator has product MTIRVLVADDHAAVRAGIGMILQGADDIEVVGEAEDGESAVALATELRPDVVLMDIRMPRVDGIEATRRLSGIADVLVLTTFDVDEYVFGALRAGAAGFLLKSADAHTLLEGVRAVARGDGMISPAVTRRLIDAFARTAPAEPPQPRREPYDVLTPREREVLACIGHGMSNAEIARVLGMAEATTKTHVSRVLHKLGLRSRVQAAILYSDLEP; this is encoded by the coding sequence GTGACCATCCGGGTTCTGGTGGCCGACGATCACGCGGCGGTACGCGCCGGGATCGGGATGATCCTGCAGGGCGCCGACGACATCGAAGTCGTGGGTGAGGCGGAGGACGGCGAGAGCGCCGTCGCCCTCGCCACCGAGCTGCGACCGGACGTCGTGCTGATGGACATCCGCATGCCCCGCGTGGACGGGATCGAAGCCACGCGACGGCTCAGCGGCATCGCCGACGTGCTGGTGCTGACCACGTTCGACGTGGACGAGTACGTGTTCGGCGCGTTGCGCGCGGGAGCCGCGGGGTTCCTGCTCAAGAGCGCGGACGCGCACACGCTGCTGGAAGGGGTCCGGGCGGTGGCCCGGGGCGACGGAATGATCTCACCGGCGGTGACCCGACGGCTGATCGACGCCTTCGCGCGTACGGCTCCCGCTGAGCCCCCACAACCTCGGCGGGAGCCGTACGACGTGTTGACCCCGCGCGAGCGGGAGGTACTGGCGTGCATCGGCCACGGCATGTCGAACGCGGAGATCGCCCGCGTCCTGGGCATGGCTGAAGCGACGACGAAGACGCACGTCAGCAGGGTGCTGCACAAGCTAGGGCTGCGCAGCCGGGTACAGGCGGCGATCCTGTACTCGGATCTGGAGCCCTGA
- a CDS encoding DMT family transporter → MPWLMLAGAIALEVIATVTLRGTAEALRPLPVMVVIAGYLGSFTLMAMALRTLNVGVVYAIWSGVGTAGVAAAGALLYGERLNLTAIAGIALIVLGVVITASSGATTHG, encoded by the coding sequence ATGCCCTGGCTGATGCTCGCCGGCGCCATCGCCCTAGAAGTCATCGCCACCGTCACCCTGCGCGGCACCGCCGAAGCGCTCCGACCACTCCCGGTCATGGTCGTCATCGCCGGCTACCTCGGCTCCTTCACCCTCATGGCCATGGCGCTGCGCACCCTCAACGTGGGCGTCGTCTACGCGATCTGGTCCGGCGTCGGCACGGCCGGCGTGGCCGCCGCGGGCGCGCTGCTCTACGGCGAACGCCTCAACCTCACCGCCATAGCCGGCATCGCCCTCATCGTCCTCGGCGTCGTCATCACCGCCTCCTCCGGAGCGACCACCCATGGCTGA
- a CDS encoding DUF305 domain-containing protein gives MPINRAVLRKLVLSTATGIGALVLLTACGGAATTSAAPDHVGMPATPTASASTQAAAFNQADVMFAQMMIPHHRQAVEMAELAETRAADPEIKELAQKIKAAQDPEITTMRGWLTAWGAAEMPMDGDHSGHGMPGMMTKKDMARLKASKGGKFDRMFAQMMIEHHDGAIDMAKTELSQGTNPEAKDLAETIIAAQQGEIDQMKQILERL, from the coding sequence ATGCCCATCAACCGTGCCGTTCTCCGCAAGCTCGTCCTGTCCACGGCCACCGGGATCGGTGCCCTCGTCCTGCTCACCGCATGCGGCGGCGCGGCCACTACCAGCGCCGCGCCTGACCACGTGGGCATGCCCGCCACTCCCACCGCGAGCGCCAGCACGCAAGCCGCCGCGTTCAACCAGGCGGACGTCATGTTCGCGCAGATGATGATCCCCCACCACCGACAGGCCGTGGAGATGGCCGAGCTCGCCGAGACCCGGGCAGCCGACCCCGAGATCAAGGAGCTCGCTCAGAAGATCAAGGCGGCTCAGGACCCGGAGATCACCACGATGCGTGGCTGGCTCACCGCCTGGGGTGCCGCCGAGATGCCCATGGACGGGGACCACAGCGGCCATGGCATGCCCGGCATGATGACGAAGAAGGACATGGCCCGGCTCAAGGCGTCCAAGGGTGGCAAGTTCGACCGCATGTTCGCCCAGATGATGATCGAACACCACGACGGTGCCATCGACATGGCGAAGACCGAGCTGTCCCAGGGGACCAATCCTGAAGCCAAGGATCTCGCTGAGACGATCATCGCTGCTCAGCAGGGGGAGATCGATCAGATGAAGCAGATCCTCGAGCGTCTTTGA
- a CDS encoding DUF998 domain-containing protein — protein sequence MGLTVEQVLDVGRAAGAAVAVAFVLVAAVDGWTRPGYRPARHPVSALALGPRGWLQTANFIVCGAGVMAGAAGLADESWPLSASIAVIGLALIASGVFPMDPMRGYPPGTPDATPTRYSRRHRWHDAAGAVVFLAIPVAETIAALTPAVGPLRSYSAVSAAASLTLFGVFGQAWERDSPRAGLWQRLAILVGWTWLAVIFIGVGARS from the coding sequence ATGGGACTGACCGTGGAACAGGTGCTGGATGTGGGACGAGCCGCCGGAGCGGCCGTCGCGGTCGCCTTCGTCCTCGTCGCCGCCGTCGACGGCTGGACCCGGCCCGGCTACCGTCCCGCCCGCCATCCGGTGAGCGCCTTGGCGCTCGGCCCCCGAGGGTGGCTGCAGACCGCCAACTTCATCGTCTGCGGGGCGGGCGTCATGGCCGGGGCGGCGGGTCTCGCCGACGAGTCGTGGCCGCTCTCGGCGAGCATCGCGGTCATCGGGCTCGCGCTGATCGCCTCGGGGGTCTTCCCCATGGACCCCATGCGCGGCTACCCGCCGGGTACGCCCGACGCCACGCCCACCCGGTACAGCCGGCGGCACCGCTGGCACGACGCGGCCGGGGCGGTCGTGTTCCTGGCGATACCGGTGGCCGAGACGATCGCCGCCCTGACGCCCGCCGTCGGGCCGTTGCGGTCGTACTCCGCGGTGAGCGCGGCGGCGTCGCTCACCCTGTTCGGCGTCTTCGGCCAGGCATGGGAACGGGACTCGCCCCGCGCCGGGCTCTGGCAACGCCTGGCGATCCTCGTCGGCTGGACGTGGCTCGCGGTGATCTTCATCGGCGTCGGCGCCCGATCCTGA
- a CDS encoding DUF6153 family protein — MKDMSVPRWLLLIALVFGIAGMHTLGHPEPAHGQTCGIIAGSGHSWGGPTLASPHDEDHHAGQRDENFPKLDPLAVCLAILASLVLLALSLTALRIRRPAVAGPSTRLGRGLSIARPPPKRTAVRLALLSVLRL, encoded by the coding sequence ATGAAGGACATGAGCGTGCCGCGCTGGCTACTGCTCATCGCCCTCGTCTTCGGCATCGCGGGTATGCACACTCTGGGGCATCCCGAACCGGCGCATGGTCAGACCTGCGGGATCATCGCGGGCTCCGGGCACTCCTGGGGCGGGCCGACGCTCGCGTCGCCGCATGACGAAGATCACCACGCCGGGCAGCGGGACGAGAACTTCCCGAAGCTGGACCCGCTGGCGGTCTGCCTGGCGATTCTGGCCTCGCTGGTACTCCTCGCCTTGTCCTTGACCGCGTTGCGGATCCGGCGTCCGGCCGTCGCAGGGCCGTCTACCCGCCTCGGCCGGGGCCTGAGCATCGCCCGACCGCCGCCGAAAAGGACAGCCGTGCGCCTAGCACTCCTCTCGGTTCTGCGCCTATAA
- a CDS encoding TetR/AcrR family transcriptional regulator has protein sequence MSYWTRPPRSGRRHRRLTIGDIAAAALDLLAEDGLEKLTLRRLADRLGVAQSSLYAHVDTREEVLDLALDAALAADARIRTAAAEGDLRDLMLAWYDHLVDHPWAAAQVARTTPLGPAYLALADRVCRLLEEAGTGPSEVLSRSYALTSFVLGCATTRVAHTGGGYGDLPRLDETPHLHKAVTAASPSWRSVVEHGLTALLGPP, from the coding sequence ATGTCGTACTGGACCAGGCCTCCCCGCAGCGGGCGGCGTCACCGCCGGCTCACCATCGGCGACATCGCCGCCGCCGCCCTCGACCTGCTCGCCGAAGACGGCCTGGAGAAGCTCACCCTGCGCAGGCTCGCCGACCGGCTCGGCGTCGCCCAGTCGAGCCTCTACGCACACGTGGACACCCGCGAGGAGGTCCTCGACCTGGCGCTGGACGCCGCCCTCGCCGCCGACGCCCGCATCCGCACCGCAGCGGCCGAAGGGGACCTGCGCGACCTCATGCTCGCCTGGTACGACCACCTCGTCGACCACCCCTGGGCGGCGGCGCAGGTCGCCAGGACCACCCCGCTCGGCCCCGCCTACCTCGCCCTGGCGGACCGCGTGTGCCGTCTGCTGGAAGAGGCCGGGACCGGCCCGTCCGAGGTGCTCTCCCGCTCCTACGCGCTGACCTCGTTCGTCCTCGGCTGCGCCACCACCCGCGTCGCCCACACCGGCGGCGGGTACGGCGACCTGCCTCGCCTCGACGAGACCCCCCACCTTCACAAGGCCGTCACCGCGGCCTCGCCCTCCTGGCGTTCGGTCGTCGAACACGGCCTCACCGCCCTCCTCGGCCCGCCGTGA